aatccaaatatttgcaatgaataacaataccaataagcctagcgatttccctttcgattcataaaacaagtttacgaatgtacttcctttaaatgaatgtaaaacattgtttcctaggatgaaatcttcaccataacccattcacataatcttaaaagtatatacaagattatgtcgatgtcatatctacgaagttcaaaagataagcgttatactttgtagtctaattatctaatactatgatcatacaattatgaccatgtcacatcactagagtattatacaatatgcacggtatatacagcttcgcagttatgttttcaatatagcacgacttgaaagatacgttaggaatgaaacagttcaagtcaatattactaacctcaattggaaggatgatgtcgtcgttgtatttcgctacttcttcacattcttcaggtcttcggagttatacttgtatgtctcaacattcctacactttctagtctaacctaaacgaagttgactctagtatataatcaagcgactttagatgagtttttacACACTacaatatgacaatcaaacttgacataccaactctttaagagttcaaccgagctatgctctaacaatattggtTTCATACACTGTTATCAGCTATTTTTCTTATAAATCCGTATTATGCTTCTTTTCTATGTTTTTAGGTACAATGGCTCGAATCTGCAAAGAGGGAAAAAAGGCGCCGAAATGGGTTGTATTGGTATGCAAGCTTAAAGACCATGTCAACTAGGTGGTTGATCGCTCAAGCACAGTGTAAGCCAGATGCCTTGGTGGAAACGTAGATGCTGAGATGCTACGATTATGCTAATGGGCTTAGCATTGGCTCGGCAAGTTGCATACCAGGCCGGCAAGTTGAGTCAGTGCGTCTAATTTAGACCACAAAGTCTTGAGTGGATTTCACACCACAGATTCTGCACGTGTCTGCTGTGAAGAattgggaattaggtttcctagAAGCCAATGTTGCCAGCATTGAATTTGGTCGATTTCTTCAGTTCAAGTCGTGAGATGCAGCAGTCTTGTCCTCACTGCTAGCCATAGGAACGATGGGTAATTATCAAGGATTGAGTCTCATCTGAAGCCAAGGAGGATGAAGAGTGGAGTGAGTTCGTTGGTGCTGTGGTCAGACGAGAAAACAAGAGAAATGAGTTTACTGCCATTGTAAACTGATGGAGATTTAAAATGTTGTTCTCGAAGATTTAGGCGATGAATCTGATGGAATTTGAGACAAGGAAGGACAGGAAACAACTGAACATGAAACTATTGAGAATCGGTGATGAATGGTGGGAGATTAGAGTGATGATTGAGACTAGTTTAGAAGTCCTAGAAGAAATGGAGTTATGGGTGTGTGCTAAATGTGTGATTGTTAACAGCCAGGGAAGGAGATATAATGGTTTATAAATCACCAACAGCTGCATGTCTGAATCACTAACATGATGCATATAAAGTGCTTGCGACATTGCCTGAACCAAGGGGAATGGAAATTTTTGTCTAGTTAGGTCAGTGTTCAAAACCGAGAAAGAGGAGGAGATGTGGTAGAAGTCTACAGCGAATGAGGGGGGAATCTGAGGCTCTTAAAGACATGGATCCTGGTGGTATTTGGTGCAAGTCATGGCTCTAGTTGTGAATGGTGAGTAGGATCAGGTGGATTGTTGGAGTTCAGTTTGAGTTTTTGGCAGCTAGAATGTCACCAGGGCAGCTACAGTCGACTGGTCCATATTCTTGCAGGCTAACTATGAGTGTTAGGGCTATGTTTGAGCTTTATCGGCAGTCCAGACGGAGGAAGAAAAGTACAGTGTTTCCGTTAGTTTGTGCAGTGACTAACCATAGTTCAAGGGCTGTTTACAAGGGTTATTTGGCAATGGTTAGGACTCACACTGAGAAGCCAATAGGAAAAGGAAATCTGGGTATCAAATAGCTTCAGGTTTGGAAAGATTTTGGGGCCGTGAAACAGGTTGAGACATGATCTGTTGCCGATAGTTCTAGTGGTTGGAAGACTGAGATTTGGAAGCTGGCGGGGTTTATGTatggatttttgttaaagggagagcaaaaacggACCCGAAGTGAGCGAAAATCGTAATCGACTCGCTAACTAGATGGATTTGTATACCGAAtcaatttttggattttttttgcccAGAACGCCCTCTATCTTAAAGATTGGTCCGCTCATGCGATGAGCTTGAAGATATGGTTTACTGTTACCACAGCAACTTGAATCAATGGCTGTGTATTCGTTTGGATCCCATTTTAAAATTGCTTGCATTTTTCCTTCTCTTAAAAATCAAACCACCAATCGACATCTGATTGTCCAACATCAGACTGTCTCTAAGAGAAACTTTTTTGTTCCGAAAAATCTTAAACAAAGATTAATCAACAACAATGGGCAAAGATATTTAAGGGGATTTTCATCAATCCAAGAGCCAATTTAATTGAATTGGAAAGACCCATTGCTTGGTTAGAgcttgatttttgttttaggcTTGAACTTAAAAGAATAAAAGGAAGCAAGGAAGAAGCAGTTTGACTGTATACAGTTCTTCGTGAGGGTTAAGAGTGTTAAGGGTATTCCAGTCTCAGTAAAATTTTATTATCGGAATCGACCTAGTTAGCGAGTCAACCACGATTTTTGCTCTCCTCGGATCattttttgctctccctttaacaaaaatcttatGTATGTTTGAAACTGCTGGGTATGTAATGCTCAGTGTGAAAACTACTGTGAACCCCATGCTATATGCTATTTTAAGATACCCCATAAAATGTTATCTTTCAACTCAATATTTTCAGATTTTGTTATTTGTAGGCCCAAAAATTTTAATTTTGAGGCGATATTTTGAATTTCCCCTGGATGATGACgtcatcaaaaataaataaattattgtcCACTATATATTCTGTTTATTATAGAACAGAAAATGAAatcatttaaaaaaaattctttaattCCAGAGCTCCAACGAtttctttttggatttttttttcgtgGTAATTATATAATTGTCCCTTGTTTTGATGAGCTTCACAAATACCTCTATGCCACAACAAATATACCCTCTCAATCTAAAGCCCATCAGGGGTCCATTAAGGATTTTGCAACATTACAAATTTACCCTCGTATATATTTATTAATCTAAACAAAAAGTCAGTTAATAACGGAAAGAAAAACATAAAGGGAGAGAGAGAGAAGTCGATCTACTGCAGCAGCtaaaaatctgaaaaaaaaagAACTCGATCTTTTTTTTActgaaaatctagggtttcaatcaacaaaattgaatttcttaatattcttcttcttctactgaaCATGTATTCATCAATTAATCAATCGAATCTGTAAATCTGAGACCTGAGAGCcgtttcttcatcaacaacagaaTCTGCTCGATCTGTTTTTTCCGAAACAAATTGGTAATGCTGATTCGTAATTGAAGATGAATAGAAATGTGCATGATATTTGCATGTTCGATTTGTAGTTTCTAAATTTTCATCTTTGATTTCAGTTTATTCGTATTTTCTGTTGCAGAGAACGTGATTTTGGGAAGCTTGAATTTGTGTGTTTGATTCTACTAGATTGATTGGTTCATTTACATATTATTTGAATTCGAGATCACGATTCATCTCTTAAACAGGTAttattcaaattttcattttccggtttttaattttgaatttctgttttttaatttgttttactTAGATCGGATCATGATTCAAAGTTAGTTTTATAATTCATGATTTTAGCTTCAACGTAGTTTCTATGAATCAATTCTCGTCatgattttgtgtttatttctttgatgaattattggagaatactgagttttgaagaATCAGTTTTGGCATCAATTATGCTTTTGTTGATAAACTCAATTTACATATCTGGTAGAAGTTAGTGTAATCATAATCAGATTCAAGTCAATGTAGAATGCAGGCAATCATTATGAAATGTAGAATGCAGGTAATCATATCTGGTAGCATGTAGGTAATTCTTATTatgcttttattttagttatcTAACGTTCGACATTGAATATAACTTTCATGAGGGGGCGCAGCCTCTGAGTGATGTGTGACATAATCGAATTTGTAGCTTAGGTTAGTTTTAGGCTGTTTTCTTATGGTTTGCAGTGAAATTTTTAACATAGAGCATGTATAGTCATGTAGTATTTCATGTAGCAGGTTAACATTTGCATCGATTGCATACTAATCCGACGAGAATTAACATATTGatacaatttattttattttttttgtagcaaAATCTTGGTTGTTGACATAGTTTTTTCATTGTTGACACAGAAAAATTGTACAATATTCAGATTATTGTATCAACATTGGTTGCTGACGCACGTTTATTGGatgaactttcattgttgatacaAAGAACCTGGATAATTTTCAGATTATGGTGTCAACATTGGTTGTTGGCACatgttttattggatcaactggtaCCATTTTCAGATTATGGTGTCAACAATGGTTAGTTGATCCCAAATTCTGAacacaactttttttttaatgttttatgAGTTTGCTGATTTGTTATGGTTGTTGCAGGCCAAATATGGTTGTAATTTGTAGATTAGGCTAGTTTAGCATGTTTTCTCTTATTGTATGCAGTGAATATTTTAGCATAGAGTATGTATTTTTCATGAGGTATTGATGTAGCAGTTGATATTATCACTGACCGCATACTAATCCGGCTGAGAGTAACATATTCATGATATTTTAGTTGTTGGCACAGGTTTTATTGTATTAACTTTCATTGTTTTACACAAAAATCTGTGATAATTTTTAGATTATTCTGTTAAATTTGTGTTGTTGATCCGACAACTTTGGTTGTTCACACAGGTTTTACTGGATCAACTATCACTGTTGACACATAAAATTTGTATAATATTCAAATTATGgtatcaacattggttgttggcACAGGTTTAtcggatcaactttcattgttgatacaAAGAACCTGGATAGTTTTCAAATTATGGTGTCAACAATGGTTTGCTGATCCCAAATTCtgaacacaatttttttttttttaatgttttatgAGTTTATTGATCTGTTATGGTTGTTGCAGAGTTCACATTTTGTAATTTGACCGCCTCGCATCTTGTTTCGGAATCAACTACTGTCAGCGGGATGATTAGTGTGGTGAAACAAAACTGGCCTTATGTCCCTGAAGACCTCATATTGTTTGGTTATAATGTGGATGAGATCTCTAATGTCATTCATCACGATTTGGATTTGAGGTTTCTCATTCACTACTGCATCACAAAAGGGATTGATGTGTTGAAGTTTAACATCCAGTTAAGGGTTTGTGTTGAATATATTCCCCATTCTTCTTATGTTGGTCCTACTTCGTCACCATCAAGTTGTGTTTCAAACAACGAGGTAGCTGTTGTAGAAGACTTGACCGATGATTCGTATTTGATCAAAAGGGTTCCCAAGAAGTCTGATGGTTGGGAGAACATCTTAACTGGAGTAGGGCAGTTGTTTCAAAGTGTTGATGATGTTCGTAAAACTGTTAAAAAGTATGAAGTTCAAAGTGGTTACAAATATTACTCACGTATGAGTGACCAGACAAGATACACTGTGGAGTGTAAACACAAGGAAAGTAAAAATTGTCGCTGGAGGTTTCATGCCTCTCTCCAATACTGATGGTGTGTTTAAGTGCAGCACGTATCATGTAGAGCATTCATGTGATTTAGCTCATCTGATCCATCATCAAAAGTCATAATGACGAAGTCTTTTCTGAAGGATATCATAATAGATGATTTTAGagcatcaaagaagaagaagaccgcAGTGGATGTCAAAGATCTGCTCCATCTGGAATATGGAGTTGATCTCACACATAGTTAGGCATATCATGGTTTACAATTCACGAAAGAGTGTCTTTGGGGTGATGACATCAAGTCTTGTTCAGACTTTGTTTGGTATAAAGATTCCATTGAACGTTACAATCCTGGAAGTATCGTCAAGTTTGAGTATGATACTATAACCAAGCAGTTCCAAAAGTTTTTTGTCACTTTCGAAGCTTTCAAGGGAGGTCTTATGGTTGCTTGCGGGAAAACTGGTAACCTAGGTGATCGctatcgtaggcgtcaaaaataattacactttcttactactcaaaaatatataatgaagcaagggcaagaaaggatcgttcccacagagaggtcttgggttgtcaagatgtttcggtttcctatataaaacaatggggtttttttgatttttatataaactaaaataaaataaaaacaaaacaatgaaaagtaaacacgcaaatcaaggatgtgaaagtattggtcaaggatttcgtttACATTCACCaacacgttcttgtcttaataactagaattgatatttaatctctcattatcaaaagccctaagatacctagtcgaaagaatatcccacaatttcctcttatcatcacacatacatgtaaaatgaTGCaaaagtatgaattctaccaaaaaaataacctaacgccttgcgctaatcaagttcaattcccatggagcattaagattcatgaaattaggctaatcaatgcaattgaaatacattgcgcaaacaattcgaacaaaggtcatgggtctcatatgattacaaggatatatcactataatctacaatcatatttatgctacttgtgttcaaggattatcactcgatgattaatcctaaactagctatagatatgaatatgagttctaccaatttgcaacttgacaaaacaaatactcaatcatgttgtaatacgtcaatcatacaactatatttccagagaatcatgaacgataaatatgagacaaaattaatatattgaatcaaagaaccatgttatgtgaaatccaactaatccataaccaaaaaaaaattaagtactcatgctcatggagttcataacaagaagaaagagaaagatttTCATGTTGTAAAACCCTAGAAACGAAAGTAAAAACCCCTTAATGGAGATATTTTCAACTCCTTTTATATACTCTCTCAAATTCCCGTGTTTAAGTCACGCATAAATCATGGCAAGCTCGCCAAAGACAAAACCTGTCTAGCCCATACAATCCAAGcccaagtccatctgagtcagCTACTGGATCAGCTGAGTCAGCTACTGGATCAGCTGAGTCAGCTCGCCTGACTCGGTAACTGACCGAGTTCTGTCTGCACTGGCGTGTTCTCTCGGCCAAATGTCGGCCTATTCTCAAGTCCTTCACTGCCATGATACATACACAACATTCACAACATACCCATTCATTCATTTCGACAAACTCAGTCCTGCAACTCCCTCTTGAGCAACAACAACCAGCACCATATGCATCTCAATTTCACCCTGCCAGGCCAAATCAGCTTTCATTGCACAACCACTGCATCACACCAAACCCAATCCTTCGATCTTCACATCATCAACACTACTGCTTCCTAAAACTGGTTTCTCTGCCAAAGTCCCAGATCCATTCACCACCAATGCTTCAGCTCCATTTCATTACAACATCACCAATAGTtcagcttcaacttcaacaacACAAAAGCACCAGCAACTTCAATTTACAGACTGCAGCATCACTAAACCACCTGCTTCGGTTCCACAATCACCATAACCTCAAGCCCTCAAGCCAACAGTTCACCTTTCTTTGTCGCTAAGCCATTTCTCAGCTTATCTCATTTAACACCGCACAACAGCATCAGTTCCATTGCACACTAGTTCACAAACCCCATCATCTGCGCCTCTATACCACTGTAACTTCCTTGCTCAGCTCATTAATACCAGAACCTCACTGCAATCCAGCTGCACGGGCTCATTCTGCAATTTCCATATCTCAGCAGCTTCAACTCATCCCAACTAAACACAAACCACCTTCAATTCCAGTGCCACTCCCACTGCAAAACAAATATTCTTCATCTCTGCCTCAACAACATCACATAGAAAATCCCATTTGGAGTTTCACCTGTAATGAACCTGgcctaacatacatctaggcATCTATCAGAACCACTGAACTCAGCCACCAGCTGCAACTCTAATGCCTTCTGCAGCCGGACATCCATCATCTTCAGTTGCAGATGCAGAACCAATTTCAGTCCACCAGAAtctgagctgcaactgcaactcacTCTTGAACTCAACCAGTGCCATCAATCATATACTTCGGCACTGCCTCCTAATTAGAATTCAATACCACCAATTGCATCTGAGCTGCGACAACATCCTACCAACACAGCAAGACCCTCATCTTCCCTTGTAAGTCTCAGCTCAATCATTACCCTGCAACATTCACAGCCAGCTCCAAGGCTCTAACTGCATCATCTGTAGCTGCAACATCTCAACCACCACCTCCATAGAAACCCATTTCTAGACTAACACAGATTCAAGCCTTCATTGTGGTGCCATtgcatccatcttcttgatcccaATCTCACCTGCAACACTACTTTCTAATTTTCCTGTAATGCGAAACTCAAGTTCCCTGCATCAGTATCAGCTCACCAACAAACCCATTCCATCAGATTCATTACTACATCAGCTTCATCACCAGTAGCCAATTCTCAACAGAAACTTCTTGTTCTTGACCTTGCTGCTTcagaaacctaatttcacaacCTCCAATTCgaatcaaaccctaaaatcaacAAGAACAACCCCATTAACCTCAGATTCATCTTAATACTGAAATTGATTAGTACCCAGCTCACTGATTCTCaaattcttcttctctgattcttcGCCATCTTCAAACCTCAGTTCAAACTCTAACATCTCAATTATAAAAACCTCAGATCCCCTTTTAGATTTGAACAACATCAGCCTAGTCTTCACCACCAACTGCAACAATTTGATCTCATGAACCCATCCATTTCTTCTGTTGCTAATTCAACTCCTTATCTTCCATCCAAATGTCCCATCAAAATCACCTCCATGAACGTCTCCAGCGAGTGTAGAATGAGCAAAGGAAAATGTGTTCTTCTTCAACTCGACCCAAGTTGAGACAAGGTATAACTTTGGGAGAAGCTATTGCCACCCACGCTTCAGTTAAGGGCTACCAGGTGACAGCCCCTTGGCTCCTGCTGGGTTCCCAATATCACATGTGCTGGAAATGACAATTATGCCTTTGTTAATCAATTTCCgaaacacctataaaactcaaaaacaaacataagatacataatttacatgaaaactcgcaaagaaagcataaacaatatataatattttaaggtgtttacaacacctatctctaggtatgatttttttttttaattattaattggaagacaatgcatgaattttttACTCTGAAAGAGTTGGAAACGTAGGTTTCATGTATCTCTggatttcagtttttttttggaAACTCACTTGTTCCTCCATTCCTTTTTTAAGTgtttcaactttggttgttgatattagTATTTTGTGTCAACTTGAGTTGTTGATCATACCATTATATAGTCTGATATATCCCTGGATTTCACTTCTATGGATCCAATAACTtttgttgatcccataattcttgttgttgatcccataatttttgttgttgatcccataacttGTGCATGGATTTCAGTTGTCTATGATTAActtttgttgttgatcccatatttttgtatcaacttttgttgttgatacCATAACTTGTTCATGGATTTCTGTTTTATGGGTCACTTTTTGAATTTTTGGTATTTTTGGTTTTTGTAGAGATCTATCCAGTTGCATTTGGAATTGTTCCTTCTGAAAATTGTGAGAGTTGGGAATGGTTCTTAACCAATTAGAAGGGTGTTACCTGTGAAGGTCGTCCACTGACCATCATATCAGATCGTGGAACTGGCCTTTTGAAGCATGTCCCTGTGATCTTCCCAAACGCTCACCATTCGTACTGTTTGTACCATATGAAAGGAAATATTCCTGTTCCAAAGGGAAAGAGTAGGAAAACTGCTGTGAAGTTGTTTGAAGAGTGCTACACTGTATTAACAAATGAGAAATTTTATGTTGTTGCAAAGAGCATGAGAAATCTGAAGCTGGATTCAgttattgattgatggtaaagATTTCATTCCAGAACTGGGCTGATCATGCATTTCTAGGACAAAGATTTGGTGAGAACAAATCCAATATTGCTAAGAATTTTAATAGCGTGATTAAGCATGATAAGAGGCTTCCAGCATTTGAGGTTATCGATGCTATTCGTGCCAGGGTAATGGTGCAGAATTACAAGAGGTTGATGGAGTCTAGTAAGTGGACTACAAAGCTTACTCCCCGGATGAAGGATAGGATCAACAAGAGGGTAACTGACTGTCGTTTTTACAAGTTCCGAAGATCAAGTGAGAAATTTTTTGAGACCATTTCTCCTACTGGAAAGAAAACAGTTGACTTGGATGCTAGGACATGCACTTCAAATTGGTGGCAAAAACATAATTTTCCTTGTACCCACTCGATGAAAGTGATGTTGCAGATTGGCAAAGATGAACCTTACAAGTACATCATTCCGTATTATATGACTGAGTACTTGTGATgccccaaatactaaacctgcttagctaataggattacaatctAATAGAGGCATCCAATCCAGATTATCGATCTTAAGAACCATACTCACATAAAGTGCTAACAAACAAAACCAAACTCTCTGATACAGTATACTTGAAATGTCTCTCATGTTATATGATTAAataaatgtgttgttttacagaataatgaaagaatacatataataaAAGATACACGACTGCACTGCTATCGGTTACAACACTAAGCTGCGAAAACGGATATCTTCGTGCTCTCCAATCCTTatgattactgaaactgaagtgggacgagtgagcacatcatcccaaaggagtgcccaatggaaacaaataactctCATAAAATCACTAACATGTTTTACAGTTCTAAATATAAACAGTAACTGAAAGGAAGAGTAATGAATCTAAGCTTTCAGCAATTCATGCAACAAGAAGCAAGAGTTATcttaacctcgccaaactcattggagaatacgacgcgagaacaaccctaatcaataataataacatcatccacacatagtgcccatacaaaccatgattcagaatattaccatcaagatcagaaagttagtcaaacaagtataatatgcgcACGAGTGATTTCCCCCAAATaagatagtatatataatattaatACGGAAGGGCATCCGCCAtactaagtaatatcaaaacggaAGAGCATCTGCCAtactatcttaagacaataaaTTAAAATGATATAATATTCAAATGGAAGAGCATCCGCCCTACTAAGTAATATTAAAACGGAAGAGCATCCGCCATACTTTCTTAAGGCAATAGAATTAAAAGatataatattcaaacggaagagcatccgccctactaaataatattgtcGATGGAAGAGCATccgccttacttaacttagcaaggagctgtggggaaaacacagacactcctcgcgAGGAAATCTTACAATGCATATCACACACAAACATATTCATAGTAAACATCGTACATACAGATACAACGTAAATAACATACTCATAGATACAGGGATAAAACATCAAAGTACATGCAATCATGCACTCGGAtagtaaagactcatcatgctcgcagataaaagaaagcttaatgattacaagaaggttacaaagtTCCTACCTGATTTGATGATAAGCCACTCCCACCTTGAAGTCCTCAATCCGCTGGTTCAtactttgaatcgatcgttgttaatacagactaacttttaatcacacaatcactcaaagagtttagccaaaaggccCACACAAGGATCATAACATagtctcatacaattctctagttgtAGGTTAACTCAAATATCTAATGGTTCTAGTTTTATTAATGATACTACACCTTTTCATTgcctatctttagcatatctaaagGTTTATTAATCCAATTAGGTTAATCTTATAGTCCACTAGAAATGTCTTATGATCATCTATAACTTTGCAAAAGGAACcaaaagctaattcggaccataagggttcAATTCACCAAAATAGGAATactagtcctaagcccaagtccactacacaagcccattaatctaaggtccagtccatctgagtcaactaacagcCTCTAACGGTCATACCGACGATcgcaggtcaactaacagtcaccgATAGTCAAGGTCACAGTCCAGTCAAAGGTCAGGTCAAGCAGTCAAGGTCAAGGGTCGAACTCGGTCCATTGAGTCGAACCGATTAAACTCAGTCAGATACACTGAGTCAGCTGAGCTGACTGGGCTGACTAATAGGCCTAAAACACaaggccaaagccttagcacaatccagagccattgctcaggccaaagaacactattgcacaatcattgtgcaacacaacAACAACACACAACACTACAAAACTCCATTACAGACTTCACTCATCTTTTATTCTAAACAAGAACACTACCAATAACAATTCAGTTCCACTATTATCAACTCATACATTCCATACTTTTCACTCTCAGGCACAAGACTATATATTCTTACTCAGAATCTATGAACCTCTTCCATTATCCTGACTGCTAATCTATTCACAATTACATTTTCACAGGCACATAAACTAACTCAACATCACTAAACCTACTTCAGTTCCACAGTTACAACTCCAACATTTCTATTACAGCTCTCCCCTTGGTTACTTCAATCACTATCAAAACTCATACACAATAACTTCAACATTAAAATCTTCATACCTGCAACTCCATTCTCAATacctatttgttagagcatagctcggtcaacctcgcatgcgttgctatctcaagcatgtttgtcaatgttagtgatcaaaactataagtcttgatttctagcctacatagctaagtctcggacaaggatagaaaagtgtagttgagctcaaggacttcatggagattcatcatacaacgacgaagatttatataaggaaccgtggaacttcatcaacaaaatggtatgtggagacttgaacttatctatcactcaaaagtatatctcttctatctcatacttcttatgagacaaaagtcgtatgctatatagactggatcatacacatttgacatttcgagctgagcattcattgcttcccttttatctcgaaatcgtgtgttggtaaagcgtttcgctttgatcaagtttatcttcacccagtgacgaaagtcatgaaaagtttc
Above is a genomic segment from Papaver somniferum cultivar HN1 chromosome 10, ASM357369v1, whole genome shotgun sequence containing:
- the LOC113316177 gene encoding uncharacterized protein LOC113316177 yields the protein MVKISFQNWADHAFLGQRFGENKSNIAKNFNSVIKHDKRLPAFEVIDAIRARVMVQNYKRLMESSKWTTKLTPRMKDRINKRVTDCRFYKFRRSSEKFFETISPTGKKTVDLDARTCTSNWWQKHNFPCTHSMKVMLQIGKDEPYKYIIPYYMTEYL